Proteins found in one Enterococcus sp. 9D6_DIV0238 genomic segment:
- a CDS encoding glycoside hydrolase family 1 protein, with amino-acid sequence MKAGNFIVKTFKEDFWWGAATSGPQSEGRFNKKHANMFDHWYEIEPQDFYDQVGPDVTSNFYNSFKEDIAMMKKIGLNSVRTSIQWTRLIDDFETGTVDEDGVRFYNEVIDAFLEAGIRPVMNLHHFDLPVELYHKYGGWESKHVVDLYVKFAEKCFELFGDRVKDWFTHNEPIVVVEGEYLHQFHYPKIVDGKKAVQVAYNLNLASAKAVQAFRRLGLQNEGGRIGIILNLTPTYPRSENAEDLAAANIAELFNNRMFLDTAVLGEFPKELVELLQKDGVLWESTPEELVLIKENTIDVLGVNFYHPNRVKAPDVAPNSVGAWLPNRYFDEYNMPGRRMNIDRGWEIYPKALYDIAINIRDNYNNIPWFVSENGMGISGEERFMDESGVVQDDYRIDFIREHLEWVHQGIEEGSNCFGYHLWTPIDCWSWANAYKNRYGFISTNIHTQIKTIKKSGHWFKQVAETNSLSD; translated from the coding sequence ATGAAAGCAGGTAATTTCATAGTGAAAACATTTAAAGAAGATTTTTGGTGGGGCGCAGCAACATCAGGCCCGCAAAGTGAAGGAAGATTTAATAAAAAACATGCCAACATGTTTGATCATTGGTATGAGATCGAACCACAAGATTTTTATGATCAAGTGGGTCCGGATGTAACCTCAAATTTCTATAATAGTTTTAAAGAAGATATCGCAATGATGAAAAAAATTGGATTGAATAGTGTGAGAACATCGATCCAATGGACCCGTTTGATCGATGATTTTGAGACAGGTACAGTCGATGAAGACGGTGTTCGTTTCTATAATGAAGTGATCGATGCGTTTCTTGAAGCAGGAATTCGTCCGGTGATGAATCTGCATCACTTTGATTTACCTGTGGAGCTTTATCACAAATACGGTGGTTGGGAATCAAAACATGTGGTTGATCTGTATGTAAAATTTGCAGAAAAATGTTTTGAATTATTCGGTGATCGAGTGAAGGACTGGTTCACACATAATGAGCCGATCGTTGTAGTGGAAGGTGAATATTTACATCAATTCCATTATCCTAAAATCGTTGATGGTAAAAAAGCCGTACAAGTTGCCTATAATTTGAATTTAGCTTCTGCAAAAGCAGTTCAAGCTTTCAGAAGGTTAGGCCTACAAAATGAAGGTGGAAGAATCGGGATCATTCTTAATTTGACACCGACTTATCCAAGATCAGAAAATGCTGAAGATTTAGCCGCTGCTAATATTGCAGAGTTATTTAACAATCGGATGTTTTTAGATACAGCTGTTCTCGGAGAATTTCCAAAAGAATTGGTGGAACTACTGCAAAAGGATGGCGTTCTTTGGGAAAGTACACCAGAAGAGTTAGTACTCATCAAAGAAAATACGATCGATGTGCTAGGGGTTAATTTTTATCATCCAAATCGTGTCAAAGCGCCAGACGTTGCACCAAATAGTGTGGGTGCCTGGTTGCCAAATCGTTATTTTGACGAATACAATATGCCTGGACGTCGAATGAATATCGACCGCGGCTGGGAAATTTATCCTAAAGCATTATATGATATCGCGATCAATATTCGTGATAACTACAATAATATTCCTTGGTTTGTCTCTGAAAATGGGATGGGGATTTCAGGGGAAGAACGTTTCATGGATGAATCAGGCGTTGTCCAAGATGATTATCGTATCGATTTTATCCGCGAGCATTTAGAGTGGGTGCATCAAGGGATCGAAGAAGGATCAAATTGTTTTGGCTATCACTTATGGACACCGATCGACTGCTGGTCATGGGCAAATGCTTATAAAAATCGTTATGGTTTTATTTCAACAAATATCCATACACAAATCAAAACCATCAAAAAATCAGGTCATTGGTTTAAACAAGTTGCTGAAACAAACAGCTTAAGCGATTAA
- a CDS encoding TPM domain-containing protein: MTTNRRGLFISVILFLVTIFAGFQLPAFAKELPAAPSHFYLDQPGILDETTKNLVDRKGAVYRDKAEAPQVVLAVIDSTDGDSIDSYAPDLFQKWKIGNQKENNGILILYAVNDGERNVRIEVGYGLEDVITDSLAGNILQQAKDDLKSNDPAAINKGLQYTFNAVTTLIDKHYDYPADENALSEDELDQVTAADSGIPDFFSFGIVVIIILIAIFGSGGRGGRGRRGGPWYWGGGGYGGGFGGGSSRGGGGFGGGGFSGGGGSSGGGGASI; the protein is encoded by the coding sequence ATGACTACAAATAGACGAGGCCTTTTCATCAGTGTTATTCTTTTCCTTGTCACCATTTTTGCCGGCTTTCAATTGCCGGCTTTTGCAAAAGAGCTGCCAGCAGCACCTAGTCATTTCTATTTAGATCAGCCGGGTATTCTTGATGAAACAACAAAAAACTTAGTTGATCGAAAAGGAGCAGTGTACAGGGACAAAGCTGAGGCTCCCCAAGTTGTTTTAGCCGTTATCGATTCAACGGATGGTGATAGCATCGATAGCTATGCGCCTGATCTTTTCCAAAAATGGAAAATCGGTAATCAAAAAGAAAACAATGGGATTTTGATTCTTTACGCTGTTAATGATGGCGAACGAAATGTCCGCATCGAGGTAGGATATGGGTTAGAAGATGTGATAACAGATAGCCTTGCGGGAAATATTCTGCAGCAGGCAAAAGATGATTTAAAATCGAACGATCCAGCTGCGATCAACAAAGGATTACAATATACATTCAATGCTGTTACGACTTTGATCGATAAGCATTATGATTATCCAGCAGACGAAAATGCTCTGTCAGAAGATGAGCTGGATCAAGTAACTGCGGCTGATTCTGGTATTCCCGACTTTTTCTCTTTTGGGATCGTAGTGATTATCATCTTGATAGCAATCTTTGGTTCCGGCGGACGTGGTGGTCGCGGTAGACGCGGCGGTCCTTGGTATTGGGGCGGTGGCGGTTATGGCGGCGGCTTCGGCGGAGGTTCATCAAGAGGCGGTGGCGGCTTCGGCGGAGGAGGTTTCTCTGGCGGTGGTGGTTCATCCGGCGGCGGCGGTGCTAGTATTTAG
- a CDS encoding zinc ABC transporter substrate-binding protein AdcA — translation MKKNLKTIIWSVLFLVGILTACTTPSVQDKTDSEDKELTIVTSFYPMYEFTRNIVDDAGDVSLMIPAGTEAHDYEPSAKEIAKLQDADAFIYLSEYMETWVPKTEKSLKNVNSIKATEGMLLLPGTEDHDHGSQESHDGHSHDYDPHIWLSPYRAIQAVEKIRDGLIEQFPEQTTVFNKNAAAYISELTALHQDFEEKLSAAKQKNFITQHTAFSYLALDYGLKQLPIAGISPDQEPQPSRLAELKKIVDETGIKYIYFEENANDRVAKTLASEANVDLLVLNPLEGLTQKDMDTGKTYISVMKENLSALTKSTDTTPKKELTASATEKTVYNGYFEDEQVKDRELSDYAGNWQSVYPYLEEGTFDQVFDYKAKLTQKMSASEYKEYYRHGYQTDVDQIDITENTMTFVVGKKEYKANYTYAGKQILTYEAGNRGVRFLFETTEDTPYKYVQFSDHGIAPNKAAHFHIYFGNDSQENLLKQMDNWPTYYPETMTGFEIAQEMLAH, via the coding sequence ATGAAAAAAAATCTAAAAACAATCATTTGGAGCGTCCTTTTTTTAGTAGGGATTTTAACAGCATGCACGACTCCTAGCGTTCAGGATAAAACTGATAGCGAAGATAAGGAGCTTACGATCGTAACCTCTTTTTATCCTATGTATGAATTTACAAGAAATATCGTTGACGATGCTGGAGACGTTTCGCTGATGATTCCAGCAGGAACAGAGGCACATGATTATGAACCTTCCGCCAAAGAAATTGCTAAGCTACAAGATGCCGATGCGTTTATTTATCTTAGTGAGTACATGGAAACCTGGGTTCCAAAAACAGAGAAATCTTTAAAAAATGTCAATAGTATCAAAGCTACTGAAGGAATGCTCTTACTTCCAGGGACAGAAGATCATGATCATGGATCACAAGAAAGCCATGACGGACATTCTCACGATTACGATCCTCATATTTGGCTGAGCCCATATCGCGCAATCCAGGCAGTAGAAAAAATCAGAGATGGTTTGATTGAACAGTTTCCAGAACAAACGACTGTTTTTAATAAGAATGCTGCTGCTTACATTTCAGAACTAACAGCCCTTCATCAAGACTTTGAAGAAAAGCTATCAGCAGCGAAACAGAAAAATTTTATTACTCAACATACAGCTTTTTCATATTTGGCATTGGATTATGGATTAAAACAATTACCGATTGCAGGGATTTCGCCAGATCAAGAGCCACAGCCTTCAAGGCTGGCAGAATTAAAAAAAATAGTCGACGAAACAGGTATCAAATATATTTATTTTGAAGAAAATGCTAATGACCGTGTCGCAAAAACATTGGCGAGTGAAGCAAATGTAGACCTTCTCGTACTCAATCCGCTTGAGGGGTTGACGCAAAAAGATATGGATACGGGCAAAACCTATATCAGTGTAATGAAGGAAAATTTAAGTGCATTAACAAAGTCAACTGACACAACGCCTAAAAAGGAACTGACTGCTTCTGCTACAGAGAAAACGGTCTATAATGGCTATTTTGAAGATGAACAAGTGAAAGACCGTGAACTGTCAGACTATGCTGGGAACTGGCAATCTGTTTATCCCTATTTAGAAGAAGGAACCTTTGATCAAGTTTTTGATTATAAAGCAAAATTGACTCAAAAAATGTCTGCCTCAGAATACAAAGAGTATTATCGCCATGGCTACCAAACAGATGTAGATCAAATCGACATTACTGAAAATACAATGACGTTTGTGGTAGGCAAGAAAGAATATAAAGCGAATTATACTTATGCTGGAAAGCAAATTTTGACCTATGAAGCAGGGAATCGCGGGGTACGCTTTCTATTTGAAACCACTGAAGATACACCTTACAAATATGTCCAATTTTCTGATCATGGAATAGCACCTAACAAAGCGGCACATTTCCATATCTATTTTGGCAATGACAGTCAAGAAAATCTGCTGAAGCAAATGGACAATTGGCCGACCTACTATCCTGAGACGATGACAGGATTTGAAATAGCACAAGAAATGCTAGCTCATTGA
- a CDS encoding GntR family transcriptional regulator: MKPKYEEIADTIRERIKNNVYKADTLLPNQTDLVKEFGVSRMTVKKAIGILVMEGLLYSQRGSGTKVLNRSFWDKDTSPANEYGGLSKQMDERHKDLKSQVILFEVEFPTQEVQERLAISEEQPVYKIIRLRILENEPFILEHTYMPCDLVPGLTTDILKKSIYTYVKEELSLNFAGAYRNIQASKSDEYDQNYLNCKIDDPVLEVQQVVYLKNGRPIEFSCSRNRYDQRGYSILNVDYN; this comes from the coding sequence ATGAAGCCAAAATACGAAGAAATTGCAGATACGATCCGTGAAAGAATCAAAAATAATGTCTATAAAGCAGACACTCTTTTACCAAATCAAACAGATCTAGTAAAGGAATTTGGTGTCAGTCGTATGACTGTCAAAAAAGCCATCGGCATTTTAGTAATGGAAGGTCTGCTATACTCTCAAAGAGGTTCTGGAACGAAAGTATTGAATCGCTCATTTTGGGACAAAGACACTTCTCCAGCAAATGAATATGGCGGACTTAGTAAACAAATGGATGAGCGCCATAAGGATCTTAAAAGTCAGGTGATTTTATTCGAAGTCGAGTTTCCAACTCAGGAAGTCCAAGAACGTCTGGCGATTTCAGAGGAACAACCTGTTTATAAGATCATCCGTTTACGTATTCTTGAAAATGAACCATTCATTCTAGAGCATACTTATATGCCCTGTGATCTAGTGCCGGGCTTAACAACAGATATATTGAAAAAATCGATCTACACATACGTTAAGGAGGAATTATCCTTAAACTTTGCCGGTGCTTATCGAAATATTCAGGCCAGTAAATCTGATGAGTATGACCAAAATTATTTGAATTGTAAAATAGATGATCCTGTTCTTGAAGTACAGCAAGTCGTTTATCTAAAAAATGGACGACCGATCGAGTTCTCGTGCAGCCGGAATCGATATGATCAGCGCGGGTATTCTATTTTAAATGTAGATTATAATTAA
- a CDS encoding LemA family protein: MKNSKSKIGLIVLIGVILLGVFGVSQYNGLAKKEQSVESQWSQVENVMQRRADLVPNLVNSVKGSMQQEQKVFGDIAKAREAYGSANNDSDKIKASQELDQSVGTLINVINESYPELKSNDNVQTLMTQLEGTENRISVERKRYNDVVKEYNEQVVSFPKNIFANMMGLGKKDYFKADPTASSVPSVNFDDSTSTSSGK; this comes from the coding sequence ATGAAGAACAGTAAATCGAAAATTGGCTTGATCGTTTTGATTGGTGTCATTTTATTAGGGGTATTCGGTGTCAGTCAATATAACGGCTTAGCTAAAAAAGAACAATCAGTAGAATCACAGTGGAGTCAAGTAGAAAATGTAATGCAGCGTCGGGCCGACCTAGTCCCTAACTTAGTCAATAGTGTTAAGGGCAGCATGCAGCAAGAGCAAAAAGTCTTTGGCGATATCGCTAAAGCACGTGAAGCATACGGCTCAGCAAACAATGACTCAGATAAAATCAAAGCCAGTCAGGAGTTAGATCAATCGGTTGGTACATTGATCAATGTCATCAACGAAAGTTATCCGGAATTAAAATCAAATGATAATGTCCAAACATTGATGACACAACTTGAAGGAACTGAGAATAGAATCTCAGTTGAGCGTAAACGATACAATGATGTTGTGAAGGAATACAATGAACAAGTCGTTTCATTCCCTAAAAATATCTTTGCAAATATGATGGGCTTAGGTAAAAAAGATTATTTTAAAGCAGATCCGACAGCTAGTAGTGTCCCTTCTGTCAATTTTGATGATTCAACCAGCACATCCAGCGGGAAGTGA
- the celB gene encoding PTS cellobiose transporter subunit IIC, whose amino-acid sequence MNGFMDSLAEKIMPLANKLGQNRYLSVLRDAFMLSFPLTMFGSIIVVINNLPFFSDATKGTLSSLFGNGQNATMSIMSVFVTFGIGYYLSKSYDVEGIFGGAVSFASFLLLTPFMMTTAEGVEVSGVLSLDRLGAKGMFIGMIAAFLAAEIYCRITKKGWQIKMPDGVPPAVAKSFAALIPAILTLSVFLFLNAAVTGLFNTNLHDVVYEIIQKPLVGLGSSLPATLIALFFVQFLWFFGLHGQIIVNSVMDPIWNTLMLDNLEAYKAGQDLPHIITKPFMETFTVGLGGSGMTLAVVLIMAFIMKKKQYRDIGRLSLAPGIFNVNEPAIFGLPIVLNATILIPWVIAPLIVTVFNYLIMAAGIVPPPTGVSVPWTVPIFFSGMLATNSILGGLLQLVDMLIVGFIWYPFLRILDKEKLS is encoded by the coding sequence GTGAATGGTTTTATGGATTCTCTTGCTGAAAAAATTATGCCTTTGGCTAACAAGCTTGGGCAAAACCGTTACCTGTCTGTACTTAGAGATGCGTTTATGCTGTCTTTCCCTTTAACAATGTTTGGTTCGATCATCGTTGTGATCAATAATTTACCGTTTTTCAGCGATGCAACGAAAGGCACATTATCTTCATTATTCGGTAATGGACAAAATGCCACAATGAGTATTATGTCCGTGTTTGTCACATTCGGTATTGGCTATTATTTATCAAAATCTTACGATGTTGAAGGTATTTTCGGAGGTGCTGTTTCCTTCGCAAGTTTCCTATTATTGACGCCTTTTATGATGACAACAGCTGAAGGTGTAGAAGTTTCTGGTGTTTTATCTTTAGACCGTTTAGGCGCTAAAGGTATGTTTATTGGGATGATCGCAGCATTTTTAGCTGCTGAAATCTATTGCCGGATCACAAAAAAAGGCTGGCAAATAAAAATGCCTGATGGGGTTCCCCCAGCAGTTGCAAAATCTTTTGCCGCATTGATTCCAGCTATTTTGACTCTTTCTGTTTTCTTATTCTTAAATGCCGCTGTGACTGGTCTATTTAATACGAATCTTCATGATGTCGTGTATGAAATCATCCAAAAACCACTTGTTGGTCTAGGCAGCAGCTTGCCAGCAACACTGATTGCATTGTTCTTTGTACAATTTTTATGGTTCTTTGGTTTACATGGTCAAATCATCGTCAACTCTGTGATGGACCCAATTTGGAATACATTGATGCTGGATAACTTAGAAGCATATAAAGCAGGGCAAGATCTGCCTCATATCATTACCAAACCTTTTATGGAAACTTTTACTGTGGGGCTTGGCGGTTCTGGTATGACCTTAGCCGTTGTGTTGATCATGGCATTTATCATGAAGAAAAAACAATATCGTGATATCGGCCGTTTAAGTTTAGCACCTGGTATTTTTAACGTAAACGAACCTGCTATTTTTGGTTTACCGATCGTATTGAATGCAACGATTCTAATTCCATGGGTCATCGCGCCTTTGATCGTCACAGTCTTTAACTATCTGATCATGGCAGCAGGCATCGTACCACCGCCAACGGGGGTTTCTGTCCCTTGGACTGTACCGATCTTCTTTAGCGGTATGTTAGCTACAAACTCTATTTTAGGCGGTTTACTGCAGCTTGTAGACATGCTGATCGTCGGCTTCATCTGGTATCCATTCTTACGTATTTTAGATAAAGAGAAACTAAGTTAA